A window of the Xiashengella succiniciproducens genome harbors these coding sequences:
- a CDS encoding efflux RND transporter permease subunit: MKDVGSWALGNRTLVWFLTIVLVAGGIVAYRSMSKMEDPEIKVKTATILTLYPGASAHQVELEVTDKLEKSIRSMKNVGNISSRSMNDASLISVELSTLVPDADVEQHWDVLRRKVAMVHNDLPEGCQPSIVMDDFGDVYGMMYALSYEGYENSEAVRFAELIKKEILKIDGISNVSIYGEHELNIEIELFEDKLANLGVHPAEVLATLQGQNQTIYSGYYESGEARLRVTVNDRYRNVDDISNLLIQGHEGDQLRLCDIARISEKYATPVRNELRYDRKPALGIAISALGGTDITKVGIKVEELISRLEAERLPAGMEMHKIFFQPERVKDALSSFILNLFESVLIVVILLIFTMGMRSGMILGINLVIIVFGSIMILQLFDGTLQRVSLASFVLAMGMLVDNAIVILDGIQIDLQRGHDRRKALTAIGVKTALPLLGATLIAILAFLPIYMSPDTAGFYVRDLFIVLAVSLLLSWVLALTIIPIMADKWIKIKDSYAGKDPYDNKFYHTFRKVLYWALSHRIITLCIGFGLVLISIYCYRFLPQGFFPDMEYDQLYIEYKLQEGLNSSRTRSDLMEIEEYLLAREDVRHVTTSIGGTPSRYNLVRTIADPSLAYGELIVDYVSNKALVASIEEIQNYLNENYPDAYVRVKRYNLMYKKFPIEIEFRGPDPEVLRQLAAQATAIINNCDMVYMPTTDWEPKVPVLTVDYNQPIARNLGLTRQDIGISLMSATDGIPIGTFYDGVESRTINLKCVDKDGKPLKSLENTPIFGLMPSIAGIDRQMIQGLFTGAVSEEDILESLFQTIPLRQAANGVRIEWENPLVIRSNGERAMRVQCYPMPGHAVENARQSIAAQIEAIPLPEGYSLRWEGEYQASNEAMTYLFMYYPLAVVLMVAILIMLFKDVRKPLIIILCMPLLLIGIIAGILISGKPFGFVAMVAALGLVGMLIKNGIVLMDEITLQLSSGMDPVKALMDSSENRFRPVMLASLTTILGMIPLLNDALFGPVAVVIMGGLLIGTLITLLFIPVLYAYFFGIKIKRN, translated from the coding sequence ATGAAAGATGTGGGATCATGGGCCCTGGGCAACAGAACCCTGGTGTGGTTCCTGACCATTGTGCTTGTTGCAGGTGGCATCGTTGCCTATCGCAGCATGAGCAAGATGGAAGACCCGGAAATAAAGGTCAAAACTGCTACTATACTTACACTATACCCGGGAGCCTCTGCTCATCAGGTGGAACTTGAAGTGACCGATAAGCTCGAGAAAAGTATCCGCTCGATGAAGAATGTCGGCAACATCAGCAGTCGCTCGATGAATGATGCCTCTCTGATTTCGGTCGAACTATCAACACTGGTGCCTGATGCCGATGTGGAGCAGCACTGGGACGTGCTGCGACGTAAGGTCGCCATGGTTCATAACGACCTGCCTGAGGGCTGTCAGCCATCGATCGTGATGGACGATTTTGGAGACGTCTATGGAATGATGTATGCCCTTTCTTATGAAGGTTACGAAAACAGTGAAGCTGTCAGGTTTGCCGAACTTATCAAAAAGGAGATACTCAAGATTGACGGAATATCAAATGTCAGTATTTATGGGGAACATGAGCTCAATATAGAGATTGAACTTTTCGAAGACAAACTGGCAAACCTGGGTGTACACCCTGCTGAAGTGCTGGCCACTCTTCAGGGACAAAACCAGACGATATACTCGGGCTACTATGAAAGTGGTGAAGCACGACTGAGAGTAACGGTCAACGATCGCTACCGCAACGTGGATGATATTAGCAATCTCCTTATCCAGGGACATGAAGGTGACCAATTACGACTTTGTGATATAGCCCGTATTTCGGAGAAATATGCCACTCCGGTACGCAATGAGCTCCGTTACGATCGCAAACCGGCATTGGGAATTGCCATCTCTGCACTTGGAGGTACTGATATAACAAAGGTTGGTATTAAGGTCGAAGAACTTATCTCAAGACTCGAGGCTGAACGCCTGCCTGCTGGCATGGAGATGCACAAGATATTTTTCCAGCCTGAAAGGGTAAAGGATGCTCTCAGCTCATTCATCCTAAACCTTTTTGAGTCAGTTCTCATAGTGGTTATCCTTCTGATCTTTACCATGGGCATGCGTAGTGGTATGATACTCGGGATTAACCTTGTGATAATTGTTTTCGGCTCGATAATGATATTGCAGCTCTTTGACGGTACGCTACAAAGGGTGTCACTGGCATCCTTCGTGCTGGCAATGGGAATGCTTGTAGACAATGCTATTGTGATACTCGATGGTATTCAGATAGACCTGCAACGGGGACATGACCGCAGAAAGGCACTTACCGCCATTGGTGTAAAGACTGCCCTGCCTCTGCTTGGAGCAACCCTGATAGCCATCCTTGCCTTCCTCCCTATCTATATGTCGCCCGACACAGCCGGATTCTATGTACGCGACTTGTTTATCGTGCTTGCAGTGTCACTGCTTCTTAGTTGGGTACTCGCTCTTACCATTATCCCGATAATGGCAGACAAGTGGATTAAGATAAAAGACAGCTATGCCGGAAAGGACCCATATGACAACAAATTCTACCACACTTTCCGGAAAGTGCTCTATTGGGCACTTTCCCACCGTATCATTACCCTATGCATTGGCTTCGGCCTGGTACTGATTAGCATTTACTGCTACAGGTTTCTTCCTCAGGGCTTTTTTCCGGATATGGAATACGACCAGCTCTACATAGAATACAAGTTGCAGGAAGGGCTTAACAGTTCCCGTACCCGCTCCGACCTCATGGAAATAGAAGAATACCTGCTGGCAAGGGAGGATGTAAGGCATGTAACTACTTCCATTGGCGGTACCCCAAGCCGTTACAACCTGGTAAGAACTATCGCTGATCCTTCTCTTGCATACGGAGAACTGATTGTTGACTATGTATCCAACAAGGCATTGGTAGCTTCTATCGAGGAAATACAGAATTACCTTAACGAAAACTATCCCGATGCCTACGTCAGGGTGAAGCGCTACAACCTGATGTATAAGAAGTTTCCTATCGAGATCGAATTCAGAGGCCCCGATCCGGAAGTACTGCGGCAGCTTGCAGCGCAAGCTACCGCTATAATCAACAATTGTGATATGGTTTACATGCCCACTACAGACTGGGAACCAAAAGTACCGGTTTTGACGGTGGACTACAACCAGCCTATAGCTCGTAACCTGGGTCTGACCCGTCAGGATATTGGAATCTCGCTGATGAGTGCAACTGACGGCATCCCGATAGGAACCTTCTACGATGGTGTAGAAAGCCGTACTATCAACCTCAAGTGCGTTGACAAGGATGGCAAACCACTGAAGTCTCTTGAGAACACACCGATCTTTGGACTGATGCCATCAATTGCAGGAATTGACAGGCAAATGATACAGGGCTTGTTTACCGGTGCAGTCTCAGAAGAGGATATTCTGGAATCGCTGTTCCAGACTATACCCCTGAGACAGGCTGCAAATGGGGTCCGTATTGAATGGGAAAACCCGCTGGTTATCCGTAGTAACGGCGAACGTGCCATGAGGGTACAGTGCTATCCAATGCCCGGACATGCAGTTGAGAACGCCCGGCAAAGTATTGCAGCCCAGATTGAAGCCATTCCACTGCCGGAAGGCTACAGTTTGAGATGGGAAGGGGAATATCAGGCAAGCAACGAGGCTATGACCTACCTCTTTATGTACTACCCCTTGGCTGTAGTCCTGATGGTCGCCATACTGATAATGTTGTTCAAGGACGTCAGAAAACCTCTGATTATCATCCTGTGTATGCCCTTGTTGCTTATCGGGATAATTGCAGGCATCCTGATCTCCGGCAAACCATTCGGTTTTGTTGCTATGGTTGCAGCTCTCGGATTGGTGGGAATGCTTATCAAAAATGGTATTGTGCTAATGGACGAGATAACCCTGCAGCTATCATCCGGGATGGACCCTGTAAAGGCATTGATGGATAGTTCGGAAAATCGTTTCCGTCCTGTTATGCTTGCCTCACTTACAACTATCCTGGGTATGATCCCCCTGCTTAACGATGCTCTCTTCGGCCCTGTGGCAGTGGTGATAATGGGAGGCCTGCTTATCGGTACCTTAATAACCCTGCTCTTTATCCCTGTTCTTTATGCCTACTTTTTCGGAATTAAGATAAAGCGCAACTGA
- a CDS encoding efflux RND transporter periplasmic adaptor subunit, translating to MRNILTGISCVVVLCMPSCMQREQQKETIRTVKVASAENYGEVKTATFPGKVKPASEVNLAFRISGPIAKIHVREGQFVRKGELLAEMDQRDYQLQLAATEAEYTQIKAEAERVIKLYEKQSVSENDYDKARLGLQQITAKYEAHKNALEDTKLKAPFNGYIQKRFFDSNETVAAGMPVFSMFSSDVPEVEINIPASEYIKRDLFDKFECYFEIFPGKTFPLELISINHKANLNQLYTLRFRLEAEQGSQLPSPGMSTIVTIAYKPQSTGLVSIPITAVFEVDDQPTVWVCDTTVLTVNARKIKIDGVTNDGRVIVSGGLQAGEQVVSAGVRFLSDGDSVKLLAKPGKSNVGGLL from the coding sequence ATGCGAAATATTCTGACAGGAATTTCATGCGTGGTTGTACTTTGCATGCCTTCATGCATGCAACGTGAACAACAAAAGGAAACAATCAGAACCGTCAAGGTTGCAAGTGCCGAAAACTACGGCGAAGTTAAGACGGCTACTTTCCCCGGTAAGGTCAAACCGGCCTCTGAGGTCAACCTTGCCTTCCGCATCAGCGGCCCAATCGCAAAAATCCACGTCCGTGAAGGGCAGTTCGTCCGCAAGGGGGAGCTACTGGCTGAGATGGATCAGAGGGATTATCAGCTTCAACTGGCTGCAACAGAGGCCGAGTACACTCAAATCAAGGCTGAGGCAGAACGCGTGATTAAGCTCTACGAAAAGCAGAGCGTTAGCGAAAACGACTACGACAAGGCTCGCCTGGGCCTGCAACAGATAACAGCCAAATACGAAGCTCACAAGAATGCCCTTGAGGACACAAAGCTAAAAGCGCCCTTCAACGGCTATATCCAGAAACGTTTTTTCGATAGCAATGAAACTGTGGCAGCAGGCATGCCAGTCTTCTCAATGTTCAGTTCAGACGTACCTGAGGTGGAAATCAACATCCCTGCATCTGAATACATTAAACGTGACCTGTTTGATAAATTCGAATGCTACTTCGAGATCTTCCCGGGAAAAACCTTCCCTCTGGAACTAATCTCTATCAATCATAAGGCAAACCTCAACCAACTGTATACATTAAGGTTCCGCCTCGAGGCGGAACAAGGCTCTCAACTGCCTTCCCCGGGTATGTCGACCATTGTTACTATTGCATACAAGCCTCAGAGTACCGGACTGGTTTCTATTCCTATCACTGCGGTTTTTGAGGTTGATGATCAGCCCACAGTTTGGGTTTGTGATACCACCGTACTCACAGTCAATGCTCGCAAAATCAAAATTGACGGGGTCACAAATGACGGGCGCGTGATCGTTTCTGGAGGCCTTCAGGCCGGTGAACAGGTGGTAAGCGCCGGGGTGCGCTTTCTATCTGATGGTGATAGTGTAAAACTGCTGGCAAAGCCGGGTAAATCTAATGTGGGAGGACTACTATGA